Part of the Bubalus bubalis isolate 160015118507 breed Murrah chromosome 9, NDDB_SH_1, whole genome shotgun sequence genome is shown below.
GGAGCCACCTGGAAAGGCTGTTGTGTTTAGTCTCATAATCCGGGTTAGGGGACACCGCCTCTACTTTGCTTGCTTTAGGCAATGCAAAGAACCCACTGAGCCCCAGCTTcgtgtgtttttcttcttttaaatggaATTCAGTCAtagacacttttatttttatttttttggctatgctgggtctttgttgctgctctcaggctttctttagttgtggcaagtgggggctactctctagttagggttgagagcttctcattgcagagcacaggactcagtagttgtggctttcaggctctagagcacaggctcagagctgtggcacctgggctcagatgctctgaggcatgtgggatcttccctggccaggaactgaacccatgtctcctgcactggcaggcggattccttaccgctgaaccaccagggaaacccatgtgaGTTTTTCTTAATTAATAAAAACCTTGCTGTGAAAACAAGCAATTCCATATTTAAATTAGGGAGATGTTTCTTCAGGCCACAGTTGGTTAGGAGTATATAGCATATGACTAGAGTCCCTGCCCTTCAGCAGTTTGTATTCCAGTGTGTGCTGTCTTCTGGAACTTTCCACGATGTTAGGAATGTTCTCTATCAACAGGGTCCGGTATGGCACGCACCAGCCCCACGTGGCTACTGTGCTCCTGTAAGGAGctgaatttttattgatttaaagTTAAAGAGCCTTATTTGACTGGTGGTACCCTCATTGGACAAAGCAGCTctagggggaggagggagacaaaTATGTAACTAGAGAAGCAAGATGTCACAAAAATGTAAGtgcttaaaagaaaatagaaggtgAAGGGGTGAAAATGAGTCAGGGTTTTGAGCTCAGGTAGTCAGGAAGGGCTTTTTGGAGGAAGTGACGTGCTCAGCAAGACATCAAAGATAAGGAGTTTCTGTCACTCTAGAGAGAACAGGGAAGGTTGTTGCAGGCAGCAAGCATAGCTTGTGCAGAGGCCCTGGGGAAGGACTGTGCCTGGTGTTGGAGGAACAGTGAGGAGGCCCGTGTGGCTGGAGCAGTGAGTGAGGGGGAAAGAGGGAGgtggagagggcagggaggggacagggcaggTCACAGCCCCCTTTGGCcttctcttcatatctagaatgacagtcagttgttgttcagtcgctcagtcatgtctgactctttgtgacaccatggactgcagcatgccaggcttccctgtcctccactatctctggagcttgctcaaactcatgtccactaagtggtgatgccatccaaccatctcatcctctgttgcccacttctcctgccctcaacctttcctggtgccagaatcttttccaatgagttggctcttcgcatgaggtggccaaagtattgtagcttcagtttcagcatcagtccttccaatgaatattcagggttgatttcctttggtatggattggtttgatctccttgcagtacaagggactctcaagagtcttcttcagaaccacagtttgagagCATAACAGCCAGGGGTCTCCCTAATTACCTCCCACTCTGAGTATGGTTGGCCGTACCCCACTTGATGAGAGCAGAGACCAGAGAGGTATCAcaacttgtccagggtcacacagctggggagAGGGCCGCACAACATTAAGTCTTGCACTCTTGCTCACGTCTGTCGACTGCCTCCTCATGTGATTGCTGGTGTCTTTGCAGGTCCTGAAAATCCAGCAGGGGATCCAGGAGCATCTCAAGCAGGTGAATGAGTGACGGGAGCTTGGGTGTCAAGGGAGGGCTGCCCTCCTTGCATGCCAGGagaaagggggagagagggaagagaggagggcagggagggacagGGCAGGTGGTGCAGGCCCCAGCAGGCTGCAGGGGAAGACTTGGGCTTCCCCCTGCtccctgggaggtgggagggctgCAGATAGAGGGGGTGAGGCCTGAAGTGGAACCCCAGGATATGAGGTAGCCCCACATCTCAGGAGTGTATCTCCGATCCTGTACCTCTCTTTCTGGGCCTGCTCCCAATCCCCATGGGGCTGGAGAAGGCCAGGGGCCCGTCAGCACTACACAGGTCAGTTACTTCTGCTAGGAAGGGGccgttatgtgccaggcacagctgAATGCAGTCTCCATGTATCTGAGGTTCTCAACAGCCTGGCTCACACTGGTAGGGGAGAGCAGGCCTGCACcaggcctcccctcctcccacatgGGGCGCCTTGCCCAGGCTGAAGCACAGCTTCCACCCCGCCTGTCCTCCCGCCACctggctcctttctcctgggcacTGGCAGGACTTTTCCGCCTGTGCCACATGTGACTGGCGGAGGGCCAGGGCCGTGTCTGCGACTTAGCAGAGCCTGGGGTGAGAAGCTCAGGGAACAGGGAAAGACAGATCCAGAGTAGAgcggggtggaggaggaggggccaGGAAGCAAGCAGAACACggttattcattcaacagatatttatccaTCACCTCTTTGCCAAGTACGGTTGTAGGCGCCAGGGAAATAGCAAAAGAGAACACAGACAAACCGCTGCCCTTGGGGTGAGAGGAACTTGGTAAACAGAAGTGTCAGATGGTGAGGACTGGGCATGGTGGGAGGTGGAATTAAGCAGCCCCAAGgggatgtggagggagggggGTACCAAGGTGGCAGTGGGTTACAATTcagggtggtcagggaagactggcatTTGAGCAAATTCTTGAAGGAGAtcagaggaggcaggaggatAGGTATCTGAATGAGGAGTAGCCCTGGCAGAGgcacagcctgtgcaaaggccctgcggCAGGACTGTGCCTGGCCCTCGCGTGTTGAGGGAACAACCAGGAGGGccctgtggctggagcagagggagccggggggaagaggaaggagaggagggagggaggggatggggcaggTCGTGCAGGGCCTTGTGGGCTGCAAGAGGACTTGGGTTTTTGCTCTCGGGAAGGTGGGAGCCCTAgagggctgtgggcagaggagggggcgGGCCCTAACTCAGATGCTCACCAGCACCCTCTGGTGCCTGCTGCGGGGAGGAGGCACAGGAGTTGGGGTCCAGTTAGGACTATCCAGGTGTGGGAGGCCGATCACTGGGAAGGTTTGGTGGTGAGAAACAGGCAGAGTGAGGATGTGTTTGGAGGAGGAAATTCATAGCAGGTGCTGAGCATTGAAGGGTCTGAGGAGGATCCCAGAGGGTCTCCACCAAGCACCTCTCCCCCCACAGAGAGCCCCAGGTAATGCTTACTCCTGGTTCTGCACAGACCACCACTCCCTCTCCTGTTTTCAGTTCCTCCTCTACCAGCTTCCCCCATGTGCATTTAAAATcccgagcagcagcagcagggcccgtGCTCCCAGCCCGCCTGCACACAGCTCTCCCCAGGGAGGGCCAGCTCGCAGGCAGGAGGGAGCAGCACTTTTCATGCTGAGTGCATTAAAGTGCCAGTAAATTGCGCATTAACGAGCCAGGGCGAATTGGGGAAGGCTCCCCTGGGCCTTGTGCTGCTGGGAGGCCCAGCTGGGGAATCCATCTCTGGCTGCCCTAGGAAGCAGCCGCCTGGAGCTACGGAGGGCCCCGGGAGGGGGTCCtcaccccagcctctccctccccaATCCTGTCCGCCCCAGTGACAGGCAGGAAATGGGACTAGGCTGCGAGTGGGGACAGGTAAACACAGCCCAGCCACCGCATATCCTGACTTTGGGAAATTGACTTTGGGGCTCTGAGCCTcgttttctcatctgcagaatgggaaCCTCAGTGATGCCCATTCAACAGAACTAAGAGCCACGGTCAGCACCCACCCAACATTCCTTAGCAGTTATTTCTTTCTGTGAATCAGAACATGTCCCCAGGATTTCGGAATTCACCCTGGGCCAAACAGTATCTTGGTATCCACCACGGAGAAGAGGCATGTGCATTGGTAAAGCCCATGGGCACTGCCTCCAAAGCCACAGGCCAAAGACCAAACCCGTGTCCTCCTCTGCAGTAGACATGGGAGACATGTGGCTATTTACATTTTAGTTGGCAATCAAGTGGCACCGTCCACATGTCAAGGACTCAACCTTAGCAGGCAGGTCTAGAACATTCTTAATATCACTATATTTAGTCTTCCTGGGCTAAATATAGCTGCATATATGCACATTCTCACAGAGCCTTTTATCAGCCCGAGAAGGTGGGTCTCCACAGCGAATTCCTGGCAGTACTGTAGGGGTGCTTCCTGTCTTGGATGGTTTGTGTCCTCGGCTGGAGGCCAGGAACATTGTAGGAGCTGCTGCCCttggttctttttatttatttgactgtaccaagtcttagttgaggcatgtgggatctagttcccctgaccagggatcaaacccagaccccttGCATTGagaacttggagtcttagccactggtccaccaggaaaatccctgtCCTTGGTTCTTGAGCCTTTGGATGTGGCTGGTGGGCCTCAgggttgcattttattttatttttttgaccacGTCCTACTGCATGTgcgatctttgttccctgactagggatagaacctgtaaccgctgggccaccagggaagtgcccgcATTCCTAATTATACttaactttatatttaaatagcCACCTGCAGCCTGTCCCTGCAGGGCAGCACAGTCTCAAGGAAGGAGAGGTTAAAATCGATTCTAGTACTTGGGCCAGAAAAGCTTTGTGGAGAAAAGCAGTAGAATGCACCATAGGAGGGAGCCTGTCCTAAAGGAACAGATGGGCAACCTgctgggagggagaaagaaaatttaGGGAGCCTTCCGTGACCACAGAAACTATTGACTTAAACCTGGAATCGGTAGCAGTCACattgcttgactttttttttttttttaatatttatttggctgtactgaggtcttacttgtggcatgtgggatctagttccctgaccagggattgaacccaggccccctgcattgggagcacagagtcagccactggaccatcagagaagctttaaagaaagaaagaaagtcaagtcactcagtcatacccgactttttatgaccccgtgggctgtagcccaccaggctcctccgtccattggattctccaggcaagaatactggagtgggttgccatttccttctccaggggatcttcccaacccagggatcgaacccaggtctcctgcattgcaggcagactctttaacctctgagccaccagggaagccccagagaagccTTGGCTccactttaaatgtaaaataagtgACCAGTCAGGTTCCCTGGCTGCCCTGTTGCCAGCCCTGCTCCTGAAGAGGAAACCATCGATTTCTTAGGATCTTTGCAACATTTCAGCAAATTCAAATGTCAGTCCCCATATGGGGGGACCTGGGTAACAGGGCTTTGCTTCTTGAAGCCATTTTAAATGGCAGTGGCATTTGGGCCCAAGAAAATGTGAGTTTGATGACTTGACCATCTTAGAGTGGTGACTGGTTGTTAGGGCTTGATTTTTGTCACCTGCGGTCACGGCTGCCTTCTGGGTACCAAGAGCTTACTTTTTGCTGGGTGACCACAAATCCACCCAAAAACGTTCAAGGGAGGTGGTGTACCCCATATTGTCCACAGGGAAACTGGCTTGTTGGAACGGGTTTGTccttaagggtttttttttttctttttaaattatttatttgactgtactgggtcctagttgcagcacacgggattttcagtcttggttgcagcatttGTTGTTggtattcagtcgctcagtcgtgtctgactctttgcgaccccatggactacagcacaccaggcttccctgtccttcactgtctcctggagtttgttcaaactcacatccattgagatggtgatgccatccaaccatctcatcctctgtcattcccttctcttcctgccttcaatctttcccagcatcagggtcttttccaatgagtcggctcttcacatcaggtggccaaactactggagcttcatcttcagcatgagtccttccaatgaatattcaggttgatttcctttaaaggGTTGACTGgttgcagcatgctggatcttgAACTgcagcatttgaactcttagttggagcatgtgggatctagttccctgaccagggatcgaccccaggccccttgcattggtagtgtggactcttagccactggactaccagggaggtcccccaGGGCTGTCCTCTAATGAAGCTTTAATGGGATGACCTTCTCCCCTCCAGGCAGAAAACTTCCTACAGATGATGGAGACCTGCAGCCAATCCCTAGGCTTCCAGCTGGGGGAGGTAGGTTCCTGGGTCCTCCAGGAGGGTGGGGATGGGCTCGGGGCAAAGGCTGCATCCTTGTGTCCTTCACCCACGACCCTGCGCTTCCAGAACCAGGGGAGCCAGGCCTCCCGCAGTGAGCAACCCAGCCAGGACCCCCAGCACCCAGGGGCCACGCCCCCACAGACGTCCAGTCTCCAGGATCTAGACTTCGAAGATGTCCTGGTCATGAGGTCATCCGACTGGTTCCAGCAATCCCCCAGAGTGGACAGTGACACAGTCCACCAGCGAGACACGCAGCTGTGCTGGGACTCGGAGCCCCAGTTTTCACAGGATATTCTGACGGAGCAGCTCTGGGAGATTTTTGCTGGGACCCAGGACCAGGGAGAACGCTCAAGACACAGGAGTGAGCCTCCCTGGGGGTGAGGGGACAGGGGGGCTCAGGCCACGTGGAGAGGCAGCATCTGTTGATCTTGGTTGCCCTGCCTTCTCTCCCTTATCCCTTCCTGTCATCCTAGCGACAGACCAGGTGCCAGGCCATGTAAGTAACTGGAATCCTCAGTACCCAGAGGAGTGGGCTTTGTCTTGACTGGGCTCCCTGGTAGGGACCTCTGGGTGCCTGTGGGATTGGCCTGCCCACCCCCTTACCCCTTGGAGACCCTCAGAGAATACCTGCAGCTCAGCCTCAATGGAAGGATGGGACTTCTGGCAGCTAGAGCATCTTATCTACACTGCCTGGACCCTCCCACCGTGTTCTGCTTCTCAGACTAACCCTGGCACATCTTTGGTCTGAACTGATTTCCCCAATTCCCATGGGCAGGAGAGCCAGGAGCCAGGACCACGATACTTGGGAGTGAAAATGCTTCCCAAGGACACTCTGGGTAATCCAGGGGGAGAAGGGCAGTCTGCCCTGGGAGGGAAGGGGCATGCTTGCCACTGATTCAGTCTTGTCTCTGCCCAGTTTTCCTCCCACCCacgccctcccccagctcctctgaGGGTTCCCGAGAGGGAAGCCCAAGCCTGGGTGCTGTAGGACAGGAGATGCTCTCCCACATGGCCCGGGTAAGACCTTGCACTCCACACAAAAGCTAGGGGGGAGGTGGTCAAGACAGGAGGGGGATGTGGCTCAGGTGTGACCTCATCCACCCACAGGAGCTTGCCAGGAAGACCTATCAATTTCTGAAGCCCATGTAAGTATGTCCCAACCTGTGGTCTGAGgctagggaagcccagatgtaGGGAtgagaagacttcctggaggaaggggcaAAATGCTTAGGGTCTTGAAGGATgaatgggagtttgggatagGACAAAGCATTCTGGGCAGAGGGGAGCAGTGTTCTATTACAAGAGACAGAGAATACCTGGAGGAATGTGTGTAGGACCTTGGGGGATGTAGAGTGTGCTGGAGAAATGAGGCTTGAGAGCATCCATAAACCTGAAAAGGAAGGAAGCCCTTTTGGGGCTTGCTGGGTGCCCTACTCCAGGCAGAGAAGCTCTCAGGCAGGCTGCTGATTCTGAGGCCTACTCTCTCAAGATGCTGGGACTTCGAGGACTTTGAAAACACATGGAATAGGCCTGATGCCTTGCCTTGGCAGTCCAGGAAGCTGGCTGTTCCACACAGAGTGGAGAAGATGCGGAGACTAGAACATGGGGAGCCCGTGCTGGCCACGGCTGTCAGCAGCTTCACCCGGCACGCCTTCACCTGCAGCAGGGGTGGCGTCAAggtgtggagcctggtgggccaggtGATGAAGGCCAGGTTTCCAGAGAGCTTCTTGAGAGTAGAGGTGAGGGCTCTGGGGTGGGGCTTGTGGGAACTGGGAGTGCCCTACCCCCTGCAGGGGAGGAAGCTCACTTCAGACTCTGCCCACCCCAGACACCAGGGGCCTACCTGCGCACCTGCCTGCTGTTTTCAAACAGCACAACCCTGCTCACGGGCGGCCACAACCTGGCTGGTGTGAGCCTGTGGGACCTGACGGCGCCTTCCCTGCACGTGAGAGCCGAACTGCCCTGTGCAGGCCTCACCTGCCAGACCCTGGCTGCCAGCCCCGAGGACAGCCTGGCTTTTGCTGGCTTCACCAACGGCAGCGTCAGGATCTGGGACCTGCGGGACTGGAATGTGGTCAGGTGTGGCCCAGGGGAGAACCTCTTCCTGTCTCAGCCCCTGAGCAGGAACCCAGCAGTTTCAAGGCGAAAGCCCCTCTCCTTTGGGAACTCTTACATTGGAGAGTTGAAGACCTGGGTTCATGTCATGGCTGGGCTGTTTGTTTGAAGCCCCGTTGTGGGACTTCTGtctgccttggtttccccatctgtcaccCCGATGTGATTGGGCAACATAATTCCCAGTTGGGGagctgtgccaggccctgtggggTGCTGAGCAgcatcccagcccccacccactcAATGCTAGGAGCACAGATATCCCCAGGCATGGTCCCCTGGGGCTTAGACTCACCCCTGGGGAGTGTGATTGGGTGTCCCCAGGGGTGCAGAGCTTAAAGTCTGAGCTCTGACCTCCCACCCTATGCCTCTCCTGGGCCAGGGACCTGCCGGGACATCCGAACGGTGCCAAGAGCATTGCTGTTAAAGACCAGCACGTCTGGACGGGGGGTCTGGATGCCTGCCTGCGGTGCTGGGATCTGAGGGCCACTGGGGAGCCCCAAGAATACCAGTTTGAATCTCAGGTGTGCAGCTGGAATGGGTCCTGCTTGGTCAGTAGCAGCTGGGCCTGGGACTGAAGGAGGTTGATGctgggggaagggcagggggAGTGGTACCTCAAGTCTCCGTGATGCTGTGAAGAGAGGGTTGCTTAGCTACATCCCCCTCCATTGCCCAGATAACATTGGATGCTTTTGTACTCTGTATCAAGGGATCATATTCTGAGTCTCTGTGATAACCTGGTAAGGTAGAGAGAACCAcactcattttgtagatgagccAACCTAGGCCGGAAATGTGAAGTTGCTTGTTGGTGCCTCCCAGTCAGGAAGCGGGCAGGTGGTCAGGCCCCCAGGGTGGGTTCCTGGGCTCCTGCCACCTCTTGACCTGGCTAGGATCTGACCAATGTTTTCCTTGCTGTCTTCTCCCCAGATAATGAGCCTGTCTCCCAGCCCCCATGAGGACTGGGTGCTAGTGGGCACGGCCAATGGCCAGCAGTGGCTGCAGCCCAGCCTTGGGGGCCAGAAGTGCATGGTGGGGTGTAAGGACGGCACCATCCTTGGACTCAAGTTCTCCCCTGTGGGTGAGTGGCCAGGAAGGGACCGGGGAGTCCCCCGTGGGCCCCAGCGGTCCTCGGCCTCCCACAGGGCGCTTCCTCACTCAGACCCACTCCACCCagccctttcttctctttttttaatatttatgtatttgactgcactgggtcttagttgcagcataaaggatctttagctgcagcatgtgggatctagttccctgaccagggatcaaacctggggcccctgcattgggagcatggagtgtt
Proteins encoded:
- the TLE6 gene encoding transducin-like enhancer protein 6 isoform X4, which codes for MMETCSQSLGFQLGENQGSQASRSEQPSQDPQHPGATPPQTSSLQDLDFEDVLVMRSSDWFQQSPRVDSDTVHQRDTQLCWDSEPQFSQDILTEQLWEIFAGTQDQGERSRHRTTDQVPGHESQEPGPRYLGVKMLPKDTLVFLPPTPSPSSSEGSREGSPSLGAVGQEMLSHMARELARKTYQFLKPICWDFEDFENTWNRPDALPWQSRKLAVPHRVEKMRRLEHGEPVLATAVSSFTRHAFTCSRGGVKVWSLVGQVMKARFPESFLRVETPGAYLRTCLLFSNSTTLLTGGHNLAGVSLWDLTAPSLHVRAELPCAGLTCQTLAASPEDSLAFAGFTNGSVRIWDLRDWNVVRDLPGHPNGAKSIAVKDQHVWTGGLDACLRCWDLRATGEPQEYQFESQIMSLSPSPHEDWVLVGTANGQQWLQPSLGGQKCMVGCKDGTILGLKFSPVGQWWVSVGTDNLVSIFSMPTGTLAVQVPERSSVMCCDVSPSNHLIVTGSRDHASVYQLTY
- the TLE6 gene encoding transducin-like enhancer protein 6 isoform X1 — protein: MAHPEANLPARNYQEALDRLKQHFPSRFPTHLATQVDLAYGLVLKIQQGIQEHLKQAENFLQMMETCSQSLGFQLGENQGSQASRSEQPSQDPQHPGATPPQTSSLQDLDFEDVLVMRSSDWFQQSPRVDSDTVHQRDTQLCWDSEPQFSQDILTEQLWEIFAGTQDQGERSRHRTTDQVPGHESQEPGPRYLGVKMLPKDTLVFLPPTPSPSSSEGSREGSPSLGAVGQEMLSHMARELARKTYQFLKPICWDFEDFENTWNRPDALPWQSRKLAVPHRVEKMRRLEHGEPVLATAVSSFTRHAFTCSRGGVKVWSLVGQVMKARFPESFLRVETPGAYLRTCLLFSNSTTLLTGGHNLAGVSLWDLTAPSLHVRAELPCAGLTCQTLAASPEDSLAFAGFTNGSVRIWDLRDWNVVRDLPGHPNGAKSIAVKDQHVWTGGLDACLRCWDLRATGEPQEYQFESQIMSLSPSPHEDWVLVGTANGQQWLQPSLGGQKCMVGCKDGTILGLKFSPVGQWWVSVGTDNLVSIFSMPTGTLAVQVPERSSVMCCDVSPSNHLIVTGSRDHASVYQLTY
- the TLE6 gene encoding transducin-like enhancer protein 6 isoform X2, with translation MAHPEANLPARNYQEALDRLKQHFPRFPTHLATQVDLAYGLVLKIQQGIQEHLKQAENFLQMMETCSQSLGFQLGENQGSQASRSEQPSQDPQHPGATPPQTSSLQDLDFEDVLVMRSSDWFQQSPRVDSDTVHQRDTQLCWDSEPQFSQDILTEQLWEIFAGTQDQGERSRHRTTDQVPGHESQEPGPRYLGVKMLPKDTLVFLPPTPSPSSSEGSREGSPSLGAVGQEMLSHMARELARKTYQFLKPICWDFEDFENTWNRPDALPWQSRKLAVPHRVEKMRRLEHGEPVLATAVSSFTRHAFTCSRGGVKVWSLVGQVMKARFPESFLRVETPGAYLRTCLLFSNSTTLLTGGHNLAGVSLWDLTAPSLHVRAELPCAGLTCQTLAASPEDSLAFAGFTNGSVRIWDLRDWNVVRDLPGHPNGAKSIAVKDQHVWTGGLDACLRCWDLRATGEPQEYQFESQIMSLSPSPHEDWVLVGTANGQQWLQPSLGGQKCMVGCKDGTILGLKFSPVGQWWVSVGTDNLVSIFSMPTGTLAVQVPERSSVMCCDVSPSNHLIVTGSRDHASVYQLTY
- the TLE6 gene encoding transducin-like enhancer protein 6 isoform X3; amino-acid sequence: MAHPEANLPARNYQEALDRLKQHFPSRFPTHLATQVDLAYGLVLKIQQGIQEHLKQAENFLQMMETCSQSLGFQLGENQGSQASRSEQPSQDPQHPGATPPQTSSLQDLDFEDVLVMRSSDWFQQSPRVDSDTVHQRDTQLCWDSEPQFSQDILTEQLWEIFAGTQDQGERSRHRTTDQVPGHESQEPGPRYLGVKMLPKDTLVFLPPTPSPSSSEGSREGSPSLGAVGQEMLSHMARELARKTYQFLKPICWDFEDFENTWNRPDALPWQSRKLAVPHRVEKMRRLEHGEPVLATAVSSFTRHAFTCSRGGVKVWSLVGQVMKARFPESFLRVETPGAYLRTCLLFSNSTTLLTGGHNLAGVSLWDLTAPSLHVRAELPCAGLTCQTLAASPEDSLAFAGFTNGSVRIWDLRDWNVVRDLPGHPNGAKSIAVKDQHVWTGGLDACLRCWDLRATGEPQEYQFESQIMSLSPSPHEDWVLVGTANGQQWLQPSLGGQKCMVGCKDGTILGLKFSPVGAREILCHVL